The sequence ATCCGCGACGTTCATCGAATGAGTGCGGGGAACCTGTCGAAGACGTGGAAGGTGAAGCGCAGCAACTGGCTGCCAATCCACGGGCCTGTCAGCGCCAGCACGCCGAAGACGATGACGACCTTGGGCGCGAAGGTGAGCGTCTGCTCCTGAATCTGGGTGGTGGCCTGGAACAGGGAGATGAGGAAGCCCACCAGGAGGCTCGTGAGGACCGGCGGCGCCGACACGACGAGCACCAGAAACAGGGCCTCCTGGGTGATGAACGTGAGCTGATTCATGGAGCGTCTTCCTACAGGTAGCCGACGACCAGGCCCTTGGCGATGAGGTACCAGCCGTCCACGAGCACGAACAGGAGCAGCTTGAACGGCATGGAGATGGTGGTGGGCGACAGCATGTGCATGCCGAGCGCCAGCAGGATGTTGGCCACCACCATGTCGATGACGATGAATGGCACGAAGAGGAGGAAGCCTATCTGGAAGGCCTCCTTCAATTCGGACACCACGAACGCCGGGATGATGACCATGAAGTCATTGTTCTGCACGGCGTCGCGGTCCTCGCCCTTGCGCAGCTTCTTGGCGAGGTTGAAGAAGAGCGAACGGTCCTTGTTCGTCACCTTCTTCATCAGCCACGAGCGCAGGGGCTCCTTGGACTTGTCGGCCGCGCCCAGCAGCGAGCCCACCGTCTCCGAGGAGAACACGCCGGGCCCCTTGGCCCAGATGTCCACGCCGCCGGCCCGGTACATCTCCATGCCCACGGGGGCCATGATGTAGACGGTGAGGATGACCGCCAGGCCCGTAATCACCTGGGTGGGCGGAATCTGCTGGGTGCCCAGCGCCGAGCGGACGATGGAGAGCACCACCGAAATCTTCACGAAGCTCGTCACCATCATCAGCGCGAAGGGCACGAGGCCCATGGCCGCGAGCGCGAGGATGAGGATGAGCGGGCGCGAGGTGAACGAGTCGCTGTTCACCGCCTCGTTGGCCACCGCTTCGGGAAGGGCGGCTCCGCCCTTCTTCGGCGCGGCGAGCGCGATGAGGGGATTGAGGGACACCGCGGCCGCGAACAGCCAGGGCGGGATGCGCGGAAGGACGGAGCGGGCGGAGAGCGGGGTGTGCACGGGAAGGTCTTCAGGCGCCGGGGGGCTGGGAGGGCGAACCGCCGTTGCGGCGGGAGAGGAGCTTCTGGAGGAAGGGGCTCAGGGAGACTGCGTTCGGCTGCGGGCGCTGCGCGCGGATGCGCTCCACCGCCTCGGAATCCAGCTTCGACAGCAACTGCAGACCGGCCTCGCCGCCGCCCACCAGGAGGTATTCGTCCGCGGCCTTCACCACGAAGAGGCTGCGGCGCTGGTCCAGCGGAAGCCGCTCCACCACGGAGACCAGCGGCTGGCTGCCCGAGGACACCGCCTGGAGCCCCATCAGCTTGCGCAGGCCCACGTTCAGCGTGAGGTAGATGGACGCCACCACCGCGCCCAGCACCAGCAACGTGCGCAGGAGCATCCAGCCCACGCTCTCGTCCTGCGTCTCCCCTGCCCCTTCCGGCGCGCCGATGGACGGGTCGTCGAAGGGGTCGGAGGATGCCGGCGCGGCCTTCGCGACGGGGCCGGCGGTGGCGGGCTCGGACTTCGACGGTGCCGCCGCCACGGGCGCTGGCGCCACGGCCGGCTGCGCTGGCGCGGATGGAGCCTGCGCCAGGACGGCGGGCGGCGTGAGCACCAGCGCGGCACCGAGCAGCAGGCGCATGAGGGAGGGGCGGAGGACTGCCATGGTTGGGGGCGAGGCTAGTTCATCGGCCGGAGGACCGCCACGGGCCCCGCCCGCCTGCCCGCCTGCCTTCTTCCAAGCCGGGCCCGGGGCCTCGAAGTCGAGCCCGGGCCTCACCCCGCCAGGGCGATGATGCGCACGCCGAGCTGGCCTTCCACCTCCACCAGCTCACCCCGCGCCACCACCTTGCCGTTGACGCTCAGCTCCACCGGCTCGCCCGGGCCGCGGTTCAGCTCCAGCACCTGGCCCGCCCGCATGCCCACCACCTGCTGCGCCGTGACGGGCACGCGTGCCAGCTCCACGGCAATCTGCAGGGGCACATCGCCGAGCAGGTCGCTTCCGTCCTTCAACTCGTCCAAGGCCGCCCCTTCGAGTTCCGGAGGCACGTCCAGCTCCGGGTTGGTGAAGTCCTCTGGTTCTTCCGCCCCCGAGCCCTCTTCCCCCGCCGAGCGCGGGTTGCCCGCCTCGCCGAGGACGATGTCGGTGACGCGCGCCCGGTAGCGCCCATTCTCGACGAAGACTTCCGCGTCCGCGCGGCCCGCGCGCCCCGAGCCCACCCGGAGCTGCGCCGTGCCGGGCTCGCCCCGGTCCGGCCGCGCCGACAGCGCGTCCACCAGCAGCACGTCCTTGACGCGCAAGCTGGCCAGGTCCTGCGCCGAAATCTCCGCCGCGCCAATCTCCGCCCGCAGCCAGCCCCGCACCGCGGACAGCCGGCTGGCGTTGGCCTCCAGGTCCGCCTGCAGGCGCGCGCGCCGCTGGGCGCTCTCCACCACCGGCTCCGCCGCCTCCAGCACCGCCGCGGGCACCACCAGCCGCACCAGGCCGCCGTGCTGCCCCAGCGTGGCGTGCAGGTGCACGGCCAGCATGGGCCCGTCGTCGCCCAGGCGCGCGGACACCTCGTCCACGCCGCGCGCCACGCCGTCCAGCCGGGGCCGGGGCACCGACTGCTGCAGCGCGGGCACCAGGACCTTGAGGGCCTCGAGGACGACGTAGCCCATCACGCCCTCCTCGATGTCCGTCAGCGGCCGCAGGCCCACCATCTCCCCGGCGCCGCCCAGCAACTGGTCCACCGCCGCGTGCGCCAGCGACAGCTCCACCTCCAGCACCGCGCGCCCCTGCAGCGCGCCCGGGGCCAGCACCGCCAGGAACGTGGGGTCGCCCAGGAAGCGCCGCAGCTCGGCCATGGGCCGCACCTGCACCGACTCCAGCGACAGGCTCACCGGGGCGTCGAAGAGCTCCTTGAGGCGCGTGGACACCGAGGCGAGCGTCCCCTCCGCCGGCGTCAGCCAGCGCAGCCGCTCCGCGAGCATGCCCTGCGCCCGGGAGACCTTCTCCAGGTTGCGGAACATGAACGGCCGCCAGGGGCGCTCCGGCTTCGCAGGACGCTCCGGCAACTGGCGCTCGTACCGGGACGGCTCGCGCTCATACCGAGAAGGCTCACGCTCGTACCGGGAAGGCTCTCGCTCCACCCGGGAGAGCTCCCGCTCCGCCCGGGAAGGCACACGCTCGACGCGGGAAGGCTCTCGCTCCACCCGGGAAGGCTCGCGCTCGTACCGGGAGGGCTCGCGCTCCTGGCGCTCCGGGGCGCTCTCCTGCCGCTCGGGCGGACGCTCGGGACGGATCCGCAGCTCGCGGACGTCCACCAGCATGGTCCGCTCGTGGGTTCCGGGCCCGTCGTCGTCCGGCTCGACACTCATGTGCGGGCCTCGAACTTCAGGTCTTCGAGCCTCAGGCCACGGCCGCTCAGCGCGGTGCGCAGGCCCTCACCGGCCTCCTCGAGCTGCTTGAGCACCTCGCGGTTGGTGCCGCTGAAGGTGGCCGAAATCTTCCCGTTCCTCGCGCTGACCTTGATGGACAGGCCGCTCATCACGTCGCCGCGCAAATCAATCTGGAACTCGGCGTTGCCGGCGGCGTTGGTGCCCACCCGGATGCGCTCGACGATTTTCTGCGCAATCTCGCTCGCCAGGGCACGCAGCCGCTCGGAGCCCGCGGTGTCCTTGGGCTTGGCCACCGGCACCGGCGCCATCAGCGCGGGGTTGAAGCGGAAGCCCGGGCCCATCTCCGTCCCGCCCTCCTTCTTGTCCTTCCCGCCCCCGCCGCTGTTGCCCTTG comes from Pyxidicoccus parkwaysis and encodes:
- the fliQ gene encoding flagellar biosynthesis protein FliQ, whose amino-acid sequence is MNQLTFITQEALFLVLVVSAPPVLTSLLVGFLISLFQATTQIQEQTLTFAPKVVIVFGVLALTGPWIGSQLLRFTFHVFDRFPALIR
- the sctR gene encoding type III secretion system export apparatus subunit SctR produces the protein MHTPLSARSVLPRIPPWLFAAAVSLNPLIALAAPKKGGAALPEAVANEAVNSDSFTSRPLILILALAAMGLVPFALMMVTSFVKISVVLSIVRSALGTQQIPPTQVITGLAVILTVYIMAPVGMEMYRAGGVDIWAKGPGVFSSETVGSLLGAADKSKEPLRSWLMKKVTNKDRSLFFNLAKKLRKGEDRDAVQNNDFMVIIPAFVVSELKEAFQIGFLLFVPFIVIDMVVANILLALGMHMLSPTTISMPFKLLLFVLVDGWYLIAKGLVVGYL
- a CDS encoding FliO/MopB family protein, with the translated sequence MAVLRPSLMRLLLGAALVLTPPAVLAQAPSAPAQPAVAPAPVAAAPSKSEPATAGPVAKAAPASSDPFDDPSIGAPEGAGETQDESVGWMLLRTLLVLGAVVASIYLTLNVGLRKLMGLQAVSSGSQPLVSVVERLPLDQRRSLFVVKAADEYLLVGGGEAGLQLLSKLDSEAVERIRAQRPQPNAVSLSPFLQKLLSRRNGGSPSQPPGA
- the sctQ gene encoding type III secretion system cytoplasmic ring protein SctQ — translated: MSVEPDDDGPGTHERTMLVDVRELRIRPERPPERQESAPERQEREPSRYEREPSRVEREPSRVERVPSRAERELSRVEREPSRYEREPSRYEREPSRYERQLPERPAKPERPWRPFMFRNLEKVSRAQGMLAERLRWLTPAEGTLASVSTRLKELFDAPVSLSLESVQVRPMAELRRFLGDPTFLAVLAPGALQGRAVLEVELSLAHAAVDQLLGGAGEMVGLRPLTDIEEGVMGYVVLEALKVLVPALQQSVPRPRLDGVARGVDEVSARLGDDGPMLAVHLHATLGQHGGLVRLVVPAAVLEAAEPVVESAQRRARLQADLEANASRLSAVRGWLRAEIGAAEISAQDLASLRVKDVLLVDALSARPDRGEPGTAQLRVGSGRAGRADAEVFVENGRYRARVTDIVLGEAGNPRSAGEEGSGAEEPEDFTNPELDVPPELEGAALDELKDGSDLLGDVPLQIAVELARVPVTAQQVVGMRAGQVLELNRGPGEPVELSVNGKVVARGELVEVEGQLGVRIIALAG